The following proteins come from a genomic window of Corynebacterium hansenii:
- a CDS encoding acyl-CoA dehydrogenase family protein codes for MINLELPKFLRAGAGQAHQVAAEIFRPVSRKYDLAEHEYPRELDTLASLMDGMADGGTSFSGAAGGRGDEKKKRVGVKNGGNMASLLNVIETCWGDVGLTLSLPFQGLGNSALAAVATDEQLESFGKTWAAMAITEPSFGSDSSAVTTTARKDGDEYVLNGTKIFVTSGERADSVVVWATLDKSLGRAAIKSFLVKKGTPGFTVERLEEKLGIRASDTAVLRLEDVRVPAENLLGSPEIDVKKSFAGAMATFDNTRPLVAGMAIGVARAALEELRRILEEAGVEIDYDAPAFSQSAAVAEYIRLESDWEAAYLMALRAAWMADNKQPNTLEASASKAKAGRMGTDVTLRAVQLAGAYGYSERNLLEKWARDSKILDIFEGTQQIQQLVVARRVLGLSSKELK; via the coding sequence ATGATCAACCTCGAACTGCCGAAGTTCCTCCGGGCGGGCGCCGGTCAGGCGCACCAGGTCGCGGCGGAAATCTTCCGGCCCGTATCCCGAAAGTACGACCTCGCCGAGCACGAGTACCCGCGTGAGCTGGACACCCTCGCGTCGCTGATGGACGGCATGGCCGATGGCGGCACGTCCTTCTCCGGCGCGGCCGGCGGCCGCGGCGACGAGAAGAAGAAGCGCGTCGGCGTCAAGAACGGCGGCAACATGGCGTCGCTGCTCAACGTCATCGAGACCTGCTGGGGCGACGTCGGCCTGACGCTGTCCCTGCCCTTCCAGGGCCTGGGCAACTCCGCCCTCGCCGCCGTCGCCACCGACGAGCAGCTCGAGAGCTTCGGCAAGACGTGGGCCGCCATGGCCATCACCGAGCCGTCGTTCGGCTCCGACTCGTCGGCCGTCACCACCACCGCCCGCAAGGACGGCGACGAGTACGTGCTCAACGGCACGAAGATCTTCGTCACCTCCGGCGAGCGCGCCGACTCCGTCGTCGTGTGGGCGACCCTGGACAAGTCCCTCGGCCGCGCGGCCATCAAGTCCTTCCTGGTGAAGAAGGGCACCCCGGGCTTCACCGTCGAGCGCCTCGAGGAGAAGCTGGGCATCCGCGCCTCCGACACCGCGGTGCTGCGCCTGGAGGACGTCCGCGTCCCCGCCGAGAACCTGCTCGGTTCCCCGGAGATCGACGTCAAGAAGTCCTTCGCCGGCGCCATGGCGACCTTCGACAACACCCGTCCGCTGGTCGCGGGCATGGCCATCGGCGTCGCCCGCGCCGCGCTCGAGGAGCTGCGCCGCATCCTGGAGGAAGCCGGCGTCGAGATCGACTACGACGCCCCCGCCTTCTCGCAGTCCGCGGCCGTGGCCGAGTACATCCGCCTCGAGTCCGACTGGGAGGCCGCGTACCTCATGGCCCTGCGCGCCGCGTGGATGGCCGACAACAAGCAGCCGAACACCCTCGAGGCCTCGGCGTCGAAGGCCAAGGCCGGCCGCATGGGCACCGACGTGACCCTGCGCGCGGTCCAGCTGGCCGGCGCCTACGGCTACTCGGAGCGCAACCTGCTGGAGAAGTGGGCCCGCGACTCCAAGATCCTGGACATCTTCGAGGGCACGCAGCAGATCCAGCAGCTCGTCGTGGCCCGCCGCGTGCTGGGCCTGAGCTCGAAGGAACTGAAGTAG
- a CDS encoding acyl-CoA dehydrogenase family protein gives MSEKKNREDSTVGRNNPGRDAIGAAMRFITSITGSDFAQKYDLQPKLDRVIYQSTKSGFKTLGAANRQFKKVAGSGKPQRPARDAQAAAPDDAASAEPAKTPSKKLFDLTPTEDQQMIVETVKEFAESRLRDAAAKCDHEATPPETLLSEAAELGVSLINVPESFEGIATGEDVTTNALVAEALAYGDMGLALAVLAPAGVAATLTAHGSDAQQKTYLPAFAGEDVPAAAVVLSEPRPLFDPLKPETTARREGNELVLNGVKSLVPNAGAAELFIVGVELNGSPALVIVESSAEGLHVEADPSMGLRGAALGRLVLKDVRVPADAILGGEQISAEQAAEEYRDILRRSRLGWAALAAGTSLAVLDYVVPYVNEREAFGEPVSHRQAVAFMVADIKIELDGLRMILLRGTSRADQGRRFDREAALAKHYATEKGMKIGSDGVQLLGGHGFIKEHPVERWYRDLRAIGIAEGIVVL, from the coding sequence ATGAGCGAGAAGAAGAACCGCGAGGATTCGACCGTCGGCCGCAATAACCCCGGTCGAGACGCGATCGGCGCGGCAATGCGGTTCATCACGTCCATCACCGGCTCCGACTTCGCCCAGAAGTACGACCTGCAGCCGAAGCTCGATCGCGTGATCTACCAGTCGACCAAGTCCGGGTTCAAGACCCTGGGCGCCGCCAACCGCCAGTTCAAGAAGGTCGCCGGCTCCGGCAAGCCGCAGCGCCCCGCCCGCGACGCGCAGGCCGCGGCGCCGGACGACGCCGCCTCCGCCGAGCCCGCGAAGACCCCGTCCAAGAAGCTCTTCGACCTCACCCCGACCGAGGATCAGCAGATGATCGTCGAGACGGTGAAGGAGTTCGCGGAGTCCCGCCTGCGCGACGCCGCCGCCAAGTGCGACCACGAGGCGACCCCGCCGGAGACCCTCCTGTCCGAGGCCGCCGAGCTCGGCGTATCGCTGATCAACGTCCCCGAGTCCTTCGAGGGCATCGCCACCGGCGAGGACGTCACCACCAACGCGCTCGTCGCCGAGGCCCTCGCCTACGGCGACATGGGCCTCGCCCTGGCCGTGCTCGCCCCGGCCGGCGTCGCCGCGACGCTGACCGCCCACGGGTCCGACGCCCAGCAGAAGACCTACCTCCCGGCCTTCGCCGGCGAGGACGTCCCCGCCGCCGCCGTCGTGCTCTCCGAGCCGCGCCCCCTCTTCGACCCGCTGAAGCCGGAGACCACCGCCCGCCGCGAGGGCAACGAGCTCGTGCTCAACGGCGTCAAGTCGCTGGTCCCCAACGCCGGCGCCGCCGAGCTGTTCATCGTCGGCGTCGAGCTGAACGGCAGCCCCGCCCTGGTCATCGTCGAGTCCTCCGCCGAGGGCCTCCACGTCGAGGCCGACCCGTCCATGGGCCTCCGCGGCGCCGCACTCGGCCGCCTCGTGCTCAAGGACGTCCGCGTCCCCGCCGACGCCATCCTCGGCGGCGAGCAGATCTCCGCCGAGCAGGCCGCCGAAGAGTACCGCGACATCCTCCGCCGCTCCCGCCTCGGCTGGGCCGCGCTGGCCGCCGGCACCTCCCTGGCCGTCCTCGACTACGTCGTGCCCTACGTCAACGAGCGCGAGGCCTTCGGCGAGCCGGTCTCGCACCGCCAGGCCGTGGCCTTCATGGTCGCCGACATCAAGATCGAGCTCGACGGCCTGCGCATGATCCTCCTGCGCGGCACCTCCCGCGCCGACCAGGGCCGCCGCTTCGACCGCGAGGCCGCCCTGGCGAAGCACTACGCCACCGAGAAGGGCATGAAGATCGGCTCCGACGGAGTCCAGCTGCTCGGCGGCCACGGCTTCATCAAGGAGCACCCGGTCGAGCGCTGGTACCGAGACCTCCGCGCCATCGGCATCGCCGAGGGCATCGTCGTCCTGTAA
- the lysS gene encoding lysine--tRNA ligase, with translation MTDAKNPAPNQAQKPATDLPEQLRIRRDKRAKLLADGGEAYPVEVPRTHTLAQVREQWGHLEAGEETQDVVTVVGRVIFVRNTGKLCFATLQEGDGTQLQAMLSLKEVGEDALAAWKSDVDMGDFVIITGRVIASRRGELSVMATEWTMASKSLRPLPFAHSDMSEDQRVRHRYTDLIMRPEARDNAVTRIKVIRELRHALERRGFLEVETPMLQTLHGGAAARPFVTHSNALDLDLYLRIAPELYLKRCVVGGMEKVFEINRNFRNEGIDSSHSPEFAMLEYYEAYGTYDDSARTVREVIQEIAEAVFGSTKVTLADGTEYDFGGEWKQLEMYPSLNEALARKFPGQPEVTVDSTVDELKAIADAIGLEVPEKGGWGHGKLVEEIWELLCEDQLDGPVFVRDFPVETSPLTRQHRSKPGVTEKWDLYVRGFELATGYSELVDPVIQRERFEDQARLAAGGDDEAMVLDEDFLHAMEQGMPPTTGVGMGVDRLLMAFTGLGIRETVLFPIVKPEQN, from the coding sequence GTGACTGACGCGAAGAACCCCGCCCCGAACCAGGCCCAGAAGCCCGCCACCGACCTGCCCGAGCAGCTGCGCATCCGCCGCGACAAGCGCGCCAAGCTGCTGGCCGACGGCGGCGAGGCCTACCCGGTCGAGGTCCCGCGCACCCACACCCTGGCGCAGGTCCGCGAGCAGTGGGGCCACCTGGAGGCGGGGGAGGAGACGCAGGATGTCGTCACCGTCGTCGGCCGCGTCATCTTCGTGCGCAACACCGGCAAGCTGTGCTTCGCCACCCTGCAGGAGGGCGACGGCACGCAGCTGCAGGCCATGCTCAGCCTGAAGGAGGTCGGCGAGGACGCGCTGGCCGCCTGGAAGTCCGACGTGGACATGGGCGACTTCGTCATCATCACCGGCCGCGTCATCGCGTCGCGCCGCGGCGAGCTGTCCGTCATGGCCACCGAGTGGACCATGGCGTCGAAGTCGCTGCGCCCGCTGCCGTTCGCGCACTCCGACATGAGCGAGGACCAGCGCGTCCGCCACCGCTACACCGACCTGATCATGCGCCCGGAGGCCCGCGACAACGCGGTCACCCGCATCAAGGTCATCCGCGAGCTGCGCCACGCGCTGGAGCGCCGCGGCTTCCTCGAGGTCGAGACCCCGATGCTGCAGACCCTCCACGGCGGCGCCGCCGCCCGCCCGTTCGTCACCCACTCCAACGCGCTCGACCTGGACCTGTACCTGCGCATCGCGCCGGAGCTGTACCTCAAGCGCTGCGTCGTCGGCGGCATGGAGAAGGTCTTCGAGATCAACCGCAACTTCCGCAACGAGGGCATCGACTCGTCGCACTCGCCGGAGTTCGCCATGCTCGAGTACTACGAGGCCTACGGCACCTACGACGACTCCGCCCGCACCGTGCGCGAGGTCATCCAGGAAATCGCCGAGGCCGTGTTCGGGTCCACGAAGGTGACGCTGGCCGACGGCACCGAGTACGACTTCGGCGGCGAGTGGAAGCAGCTGGAGATGTACCCCTCGCTCAACGAGGCCCTGGCCCGCAAGTTCCCCGGCCAGCCCGAGGTCACCGTCGACTCGACGGTCGACGAGCTGAAGGCCATCGCCGACGCCATCGGCCTGGAAGTGCCCGAGAAGGGCGGCTGGGGCCACGGGAAGCTCGTGGAGGAGATCTGGGAGCTGCTGTGCGAGGACCAGCTCGACGGTCCCGTCTTCGTCCGCGACTTCCCGGTGGAGACCTCGCCGCTGACCCGCCAGCACCGCTCCAAGCCGGGCGTCACCGAGAAGTGGGACCTGTACGTCCGCGGCTTCGAGCTGGCCACGGGCTACTCCGAGCTGGTCGACCCGGTCATTCAGCGCGAGCGTTTCGAGGACCAGGCCCGCCTGGCCGCCGGCGGCGACGACGAGGCGATGGTCCTCGACGAGGACTTCCTCCACGCCATGGAGCAGGGCATGCCCCCGACGACCGGCGTGGGCATGGGCGTCGACCGGCTGCTCATGGCCTTCACCGGCCTGGGCATCCGCGAGACGGTGCTGTTCCCGATCGTGAAGCCCGAGCAGAACTAG
- a CDS encoding polyamine aminopropyltransferase has translation MTRQSVSEGDAAPGRLWRALLLASVAACAACGLIYELALLALSASLGRGDVVATSVIVAGYVASLGLGALLAKPLVRWAAASFLGVEAALGLVGGFSATLLYLAFAVTGDSLSALTIATIAIGVLVGAEVPLLMTLLQHGRRATAAESGAVVANLNAADYLGALIGGLSWPFIVLPVFGMLRGTAVAGLINVAAALLIASLLLRRMLTRRALAVAVAVLLAAAVALVTLLFTVRQVEVTARQALFAAPIVHAEHSDYQEIVITRSGKDTRLYLDGGLQYSSRDEYRYTESLVYPALGANPRTALILGGGDGLVARELLRMPGIERIVQVELDPRVVELARTELAADNGGSLDDPRVDVVIDDAFAWLRGHSAKPRDIPAGGFDVVYADLPDPDTPVLGRLYSQEFYGLIRGVAAPGARLAVQAGSPFSTPDAFWRTISTMRSAGWATTPYHVHVPTFGDWGFGLATLGAGPGPEVTLPPGAPPLRFLTSDVAAAATVFGADNAPRVLEPSTLAAPAIVDDLRRGWRRAGE, from the coding sequence GTGACGCGGCAGTCGGTGAGCGAAGGGGACGCGGCCCCCGGCCGGCTCTGGCGCGCGCTGCTGCTGGCCTCCGTCGCGGCCTGCGCGGCGTGCGGCCTGATCTACGAACTCGCGCTGCTGGCGCTGTCCGCGTCGCTGGGGCGCGGCGACGTCGTGGCCACCTCGGTCATCGTCGCCGGCTACGTCGCGTCGCTGGGCCTCGGCGCCCTGCTGGCCAAGCCGCTGGTGCGGTGGGCGGCGGCGTCGTTCCTCGGCGTCGAGGCGGCGCTCGGGCTGGTCGGCGGGTTCTCCGCGACGCTGCTGTACCTGGCGTTCGCGGTGACCGGGGATTCCCTGTCGGCGCTGACCATCGCGACCATCGCCATCGGCGTGCTCGTCGGCGCCGAGGTCCCGCTGCTGATGACGCTGCTCCAGCACGGCCGCCGAGCCACCGCCGCCGAATCCGGCGCGGTGGTGGCCAACCTCAACGCCGCCGACTACCTCGGGGCGCTCATCGGCGGCCTGTCGTGGCCGTTCATCGTCCTGCCCGTGTTCGGCATGCTCCGGGGCACGGCGGTGGCCGGGCTGATCAACGTCGCCGCGGCCCTGCTCATCGCGTCGCTGCTGCTGCGCCGGATGCTCACGCGCCGCGCGCTCGCCGTCGCCGTCGCGGTGCTGCTCGCCGCGGCCGTCGCCCTGGTGACGCTGCTGTTCACCGTCCGCCAGGTCGAGGTCACCGCGCGGCAGGCGCTGTTCGCCGCGCCGATCGTCCACGCGGAGCACAGCGACTACCAGGAGATCGTGATCACCCGCTCCGGCAAGGACACCCGCCTCTACCTCGACGGCGGCCTGCAGTACTCCAGCCGCGACGAGTACCGCTACACCGAATCCCTGGTCTACCCGGCACTCGGCGCCAACCCCCGGACGGCGCTGATCCTCGGCGGCGGCGACGGGCTGGTCGCCCGCGAGCTGCTGCGCATGCCGGGCATCGAGCGCATCGTCCAGGTGGAGCTGGATCCCCGCGTGGTCGAGCTCGCCCGCACCGAACTGGCCGCCGACAACGGCGGCTCGCTCGACGACCCCCGCGTCGACGTCGTCATCGACGACGCCTTCGCGTGGCTGCGCGGCCATTCGGCAAAGCCCCGCGACATCCCCGCCGGCGGCTTCGACGTCGTCTACGCGGACCTGCCCGACCCCGACACCCCGGTGCTGGGGCGGCTGTACTCGCAGGAGTTCTACGGGCTCATCCGCGGCGTCGCCGCCCCGGGCGCCCGGCTGGCAGTGCAGGCCGGTTCGCCGTTCTCCACTCCCGACGCCTTCTGGCGCACCATCTCCACCATGCGCTCGGCGGGCTGGGCGACGACCCCCTACCACGTGCACGTGCCCACCTTCGGCGACTGGGGATTCGGGCTGGCCACGCTCGGCGCCGGCCCCGGCCCCGAGGTCACGCTGCCGCCGGGGGCGCCGCCGCTGCGCTTCCTCACCTCCGACGTCGCCGCGGCGGCCACGGTCTTCGGCGCCGACAACGCCCCCCGCGTCCTCGAACCGAGCACGCTGGCCGCCCCCGCCATCGTCGATGACCTGCGGCGCGGTTGGCGGCGCGCCGGCGAATAG
- a CDS encoding DUF350 domain-containing protein, protein MTNALNDNGTYDFFLAARGAVEPAAESLGEQLAVGVPATIAYFATGIVVLAVGFVVLDLLTPGNLRELVFVENRAGAAALASAQQIALGMIIVSVIRASDDRLWIGIAETLIYGAIGIVAQGLALLVLEALVPGRFRDVVMDAKLRPRAVMAGVTLVVIGLINAVALS, encoded by the coding sequence ATGACCAACGCCCTCAACGACAACGGCACCTACGACTTCTTCCTCGCCGCCCGCGGCGCGGTCGAGCCCGCCGCGGAGTCGCTCGGCGAACAGCTCGCCGTCGGCGTGCCCGCCACCATCGCGTACTTCGCCACGGGCATCGTCGTGCTCGCCGTCGGGTTCGTGGTGCTCGACCTGCTCACCCCGGGCAACCTGCGCGAGCTGGTCTTCGTGGAGAACCGCGCCGGCGCCGCGGCGCTGGCCTCCGCGCAGCAGATCGCGCTGGGCATGATCATCGTGTCGGTGATCAGGGCCTCCGACGACCGGCTGTGGATCGGCATCGCGGAAACGCTCATCTACGGTGCCATCGGCATCGTTGCGCAGGGCCTGGCGCTGCTGGTGCTCGAGGCGCTGGTGCCGGGCCGCTTCCGCGACGTGGTCATGGATGCCAAGCTGCGGCCGCGCGCCGTGATGGCGGGGGTGACGCTCGTCGTGATCGGCCTGATCAACGCCGTCGCGCTGTCGTGA
- a CDS encoding DUF4247 domain-containing protein: protein MKRGGIVLIIIGTLLIIVGAFSGARSVEGTIDDRYERTGSPAGVTTWSCGNDDPIKVGRELRERLRPQAYQEHEGAAYLRTKRRTVIVEGGADGCRITAETHDRRYSHGGFIFLGPGFGPSSPAGGSGGNSGSWGGAK, encoded by the coding sequence ATGAAGCGCGGCGGCATCGTCCTGATCATCATCGGCACCCTGCTGATCATCGTCGGCGCTTTCTCGGGGGCCAGGTCCGTCGAGGGCACCATCGACGACCGGTACGAACGCACCGGCAGCCCCGCCGGCGTGACCACGTGGAGCTGCGGCAACGACGATCCCATCAAGGTCGGCCGCGAGCTCCGCGAACGGCTGCGCCCCCAGGCGTACCAGGAGCACGAGGGCGCGGCGTACCTGCGCACCAAGAGGCGCACCGTCATCGTCGAAGGCGGCGCCGACGGATGCCGCATCACCGCGGAAACCCACGACCGCAGGTACTCCCACGGCGGATTCATCTTCCTCGGGCCCGGCTTCGGGCCGTCCTCGCCCGCCGGCGGATCCGGGGGCAACTCCGGATCCTGGGGTGGCGCGAAATGA
- a CDS encoding DUF2617 family protein: MGSAIGTMAPAAAGAIALDVPFADVRAADLRLSIGGAVPAMLASVVIDPRSSAAGSLPAQPPLTLGILGSSHVAFVGDAEAPEHVEELSCTAPGGVPLHAAGRIPHAPAIRVEKLGEEGFGSVVTRMRGLCDDPSALVAEFPGADGAITAVRGDAVPGGYRWRTWHLYPDDAGGGEVVATESVWRKGAER, translated from the coding sequence ATGGGCAGCGCAATCGGCACCATGGCTCCGGCCGCCGCGGGCGCCATCGCCCTCGACGTGCCCTTCGCCGACGTCCGCGCCGCGGACCTGCGTCTCTCCATCGGCGGCGCGGTGCCCGCGATGCTCGCGAGCGTGGTCATCGACCCCCGCTCATCCGCGGCCGGGTCCCTGCCCGCGCAACCGCCGCTGACGCTCGGCATCCTCGGTTCCTCGCACGTGGCGTTCGTCGGCGATGCCGAGGCGCCCGAGCACGTCGAGGAGCTGTCCTGCACGGCCCCCGGCGGAGTCCCGCTCCACGCCGCCGGGCGGATCCCCCACGCCCCGGCCATCCGCGTCGAAAAGCTGGGCGAGGAGGGCTTCGGCTCCGTCGTCACGCGCATGCGGGGGCTTTGCGACGACCCGTCGGCCCTCGTCGCGGAGTTCCCCGGGGCCGACGGCGCCATCACCGCCGTCCGCGGGGACGCCGTCCCCGGCGGATACCGCTGGCGGACCTGGCACCTGTACCCCGATGACGCGGGCGGCGGCGAAGTCGTGGCCACCGAGTCCGTCTGGCGGAAGGGGGCGGAGCGATGA
- a CDS encoding DUF4178 domain-containing protein: protein MNLIIVVGVVIVILGVVLVVMAQKKETDDGPRYNDPLLTGEFRKFGPTSIAPGAIIGREGHDHVVRGTLALSEGPFRWWEHLLDGGRDGAWFGVEEDEAEVELTWWQRYPGAHQPTNPLVIEGIEYREQDRGTAHYRSVGTTGLPPEGTMEYIDYEADGGRLLGLERWSPNGPWEASFGHRVSPGELTVYSAPTDPNGQFPASGNDGQ, encoded by the coding sequence ATGAACCTGATCATCGTGGTGGGGGTGGTCATCGTCATCCTGGGAGTGGTGTTGGTCGTCATGGCCCAGAAGAAAGAGACCGACGATGGCCCCCGGTACAACGATCCGCTGCTGACCGGCGAGTTCCGCAAGTTCGGGCCGACGTCCATCGCCCCGGGCGCGATCATCGGGCGCGAGGGCCACGATCACGTCGTCCGCGGCACCCTCGCGCTCAGCGAGGGCCCGTTCCGCTGGTGGGAGCACCTGCTCGACGGCGGCCGCGACGGTGCCTGGTTCGGCGTCGAGGAGGACGAAGCCGAGGTCGAGCTGACCTGGTGGCAGCGTTACCCGGGCGCCCACCAGCCGACGAATCCGCTGGTCATCGAGGGCATCGAGTACCGCGAGCAGGATCGCGGCACGGCCCATTACCGGTCCGTCGGCACCACCGGCCTGCCGCCGGAGGGGACGATGGAGTACATCGATTACGAGGCCGACGGCGGCCGTCTGCTCGGCCTCGAGCGCTGGTCCCCGAACGGCCCGTGGGAGGCGTCGTTCGGCCACCGGGTCTCGCCGGGCGAGTTGACCGTGTACTCGGCGCCGACCGACCCCAACGGCCAGTTCCCCGCCTCCGGCAACGACGGCCAGTGA
- a CDS encoding carbohydrate kinase family protein — protein sequence MIVVGGEMLVDLVPVPGTDPGGDGRESGGAGAGEAAGAAGTAPAGPDLRPHLGGGPFNVAIAAGRQGAEVAFLSRVSNDAYGRAGLERLEEAGVDVAHVQRGGEPTTLAVTQIDADGSATYDFHWAGSADRLVADPGPIDADVVCLGTCSLVFEPGASVYETILFREADRGRVVALDPNVRPAIISDPARYRERFRSWLPHVTVLKLSDADLAWLYDDPRIDAHRTCSEIAAEFGGAVVLTEGAGGATAFTAHGAVSAAAPKVDVADTIGAGDTVMGTIVAEIDARLHGAGGGTPADLVRRWGPEQWEPILDRAVRAAAITVSRAGANPPTGAELDGE from the coding sequence ATGATCGTCGTTGGCGGAGAAATGTTGGTTGACCTGGTGCCCGTCCCGGGGACGGACCCGGGTGGCGACGGAAGAGAGAGCGGCGGTGCCGGGGCGGGGGAGGCGGCCGGTGCGGCGGGCACCGCGCCGGCGGGGCCCGATCTGCGGCCCCATTTGGGCGGCGGCCCGTTCAACGTGGCCATCGCAGCGGGGCGGCAGGGGGCGGAGGTCGCTTTCCTGTCGAGGGTGTCCAACGACGCCTACGGCCGCGCCGGGCTGGAGCGCCTGGAAGAGGCGGGCGTCGACGTCGCCCACGTGCAGCGCGGCGGCGAACCGACGACGCTGGCCGTGACGCAGATCGACGCGGACGGGTCGGCGACCTACGACTTCCACTGGGCGGGCTCCGCCGACCGGCTGGTCGCCGATCCCGGGCCGATCGACGCCGACGTGGTGTGCCTGGGCACGTGCTCCCTGGTCTTCGAGCCGGGCGCGTCGGTCTACGAGACCATCCTCTTCCGCGAGGCCGACCGCGGCCGCGTCGTCGCGCTCGACCCGAACGTCCGTCCGGCCATCATCTCCGACCCCGCCCGGTACCGGGAGCGGTTCCGCTCGTGGTTGCCGCACGTCACGGTGCTGAAGCTCTCCGATGCGGATTTGGCTTGGCTTTACGACGACCCGCGCATCGATGCCCACCGCACGTGTTCGGAGATCGCCGCGGAGTTCGGAGGTGCCGTGGTGCTGACGGAAGGGGCCGGGGGCGCGACGGCGTTCACGGCTCACGGTGCGGTGTCCGCCGCGGCGCCGAAGGTGGATGTCGCCGACACGATCGGCGCGGGCGACACCGTGATGGGCACGATCGTCGCCGAGATCGACGCGCGGCTGCACGGAGCCGGCGGTGGCACCCCCGCGGACCTGGTCCGGCGCTGGGGGCCGGAGCAGTGGGAGCCGATCCTCGATCGTGCCGTGCGGGCGGCCGCCATCACGGTCTCCCGCGCCGGGGCGAATCCGCCGACGGGCGCGGAGTTGGACGGGGAGTGA